Genomic DNA from Lactococcus garvieae:
AAGCATTTATGTTAGCTGATGACTCTTACAGGGTGGTAATTCCAGGATATATGCCTTCTTTGAGATATTTCCTACATCACTATGATTTATTGGAATGTAATTGGCTGAATATTTTTGACAAAATTCAGGGTGTAGAGGGTCGTGAACAAGTAAAAATATCACTTTCTTCATTAAATTTTCCGAAAGAGAGTGAATACTATTACACTCCTTTCCATATCCTTGTTTATTATCACCAGCAACTTATTGGGAAAATCTATTTTGGAGAAGGTGCGCATATTTCAGAAGTGCACCACTTTGAAAATTCTGTACTTGAAAAAGTCGAAATTTATGATGATCGCGGTTTTTTATCTAGTTACAAACTCTATAATAAGGGCGAGATGATTTATACAAACTACTTAGATTGTGCTGGAGAGAGCATTTTCAAACAATATCCTTTCGGCCATTGTGAAGTAAACCCTCATAATCGGAAAAATTTCAAATATTTAAAATATGAAAACATAGAAGTATTAAAAGAAGAGTATCTAGAGTCTACACTGGAAGAAATAGAGGAGATTGATTCCATTATTATATCTGTGAGTCAAGAAAATCTTAAATTTCTTCCTTATAGTTTCTATCGTTCAAAAATGATTCTTTCCTTTTTTCATGAAAGAGTGAGTAATATGGCGCGAGTAAAGACAACTGTAAAAAGGCTCTCTTTCCAAGTAAAAAATATAATTGCTGATTCTAAATTTCAGAAATTACGTCTAGAAGAAATTATTGGTGTAAATAATAATATTGAGGTCATTACTCCTTATGATACACGTTTTGATTTGAGTATTACCCAAGAATTAGAAGAAGAAGTAATTTATACGGATACAAGAAATCTGAGGGATGAAGAAGTTCAAATACTGATTCAAACTTTTTTGAAATATATTTTTGAAAATCAAGAAAAAGGAGATGCTTTAAGAAAATTTAAAGTGTTTCTTCGAGTTACATCTGAACAGTCAATCAATGCCTTTTCAAGGATTGTGAACGAAGTAATAAGCCTACTTTTCCCAGAGCTTTTTATAATGATGGAACAATGGGAAAAAATGAACGATTCGGAACTAGATACATCCTGCTTTAGTGAACACTTTGAAGAACTGCAAAGGCTACAAAATCTAAAACAAAGTTTAGAATTTCTGACCGTTACGTCTGATGAAAAGCTTTATACTTTAATTCATCAAGCACGGCTGGTTATTGACATGAGTCAACAACCAGATGTGTTTACACAAATTTCTAGTATTAGTGCAGGTCTTCCCCAAATTAATAGAAGATATACCGAGTATGTAGAACATAAAAGAAATGGATTAATACTGTCTAATTTAAGTGAGCTTTACTCAAGCATGGAGTATTATTTAGAGAATTTGACACATTGGCAACAAGCGAGAGTCCATGCAGTCGCTCAGATTAAAGAATATTCTGGAAAAATGCTACGAGAAAAAATACAGCGTTTGGTAAGGGAGAAGAATGACACAAAAGAAAATTAGGGTTTTACATATAGGTAAGCAAGACTGGACTTTAGAAGTAAATGAAAATTTTGTAAGTCAATTAGATTGGTCTTTTATTGACCCCCAAAAAGTAGACTCGGATGATTTAGAGGAATTTATAAGTAGTCAAAATGGCCGCTCATTTGAAGCTGTACTCTGTACAGATTTTCTTGATAACAACTTGTTGGAAAAAATAGCGCCATTTATAGAAACCTATGGTTTAATCATTGATAGTTCGCTCTCCTCTAATCTTCTACCTTTGTTAAAGAAAAAGAAATTACCTGTAATAATTAATACTGACAACAAATTCAAAGTTTTACAAAATATCTGTGAAAATTTTTTCAGTGGACAAATGGGTTCTAAGCTACATACCAATACCATAAAAATTAATGATGAGTTTTGTGGTAAAAGAGAAATAATCGGAGAAGTTTCTTTAACCTTGACAGGGGATTTTTCAAAATTGTCAGGACGAAATATATTAAACTGGCAATACAATATCGGAATGTCTCAGCGTTCTAAGAAATTATGGTTAGAGTATATTTGCGATGATGATGTAGATATTACCATGCATATTTTGGGAACTCGCGAGGAAGGCGATGAGATTGTTATGGACTCAATATACTCTAAAAAA
This window encodes:
- the asp1 gene encoding accessory Sec system protein Asp1, which produces MIVFIPKWENISEAGLSSDDLMGQIKAFMLADDSYRVVIPGYMPSLRYFLHHYDLLECNWLNIFDKIQGVEGREQVKISLSSLNFPKESEYYYTPFHILVYYHQQLIGKIYFGEGAHISEVHHFENSVLEKVEIYDDRGFLSSYKLYNKGEMIYTNYLDCAGESIFKQYPFGHCEVNPHNRKNFKYLKYENIEVLKEEYLESTLEEIEEIDSIIISVSQENLKFLPYSFYRSKMILSFFHERVSNMARVKTTVKRLSFQVKNIIADSKFQKLRLEEIIGVNNNIEVITPYDTRFDLSITQELEEEVIYTDTRNLRDEEVQILIQTFLKYIFENQEKGDALRKFKVFLRVTSEQSINAFSRIVNEVISLLFPELFIMMEQWEKMNDSELDTSCFSEHFEELQRLQNLKQSLEFLTVTSDEKLYTLIHQARLVIDMSQQPDVFTQISSISAGLPQINRRYTEYVEHKRNGLILSNLSELYSSMEYYLENLTHWQQARVHAVAQIKEYSGKMLREKIQRLVREKNDTKEN